A single region of the Candidatus Omnitrophota bacterium genome encodes:
- a CDS encoding HisA/HisF-related TIM barrel protein, with the protein MVKNRLIFTLLSDNGNYMLSRNFSLQKVGDLNWLREHYNFDAIAYSIDELILLNVAREDKNFKQFSENIMELGKQCFIPIVAGGGIRKLEDAYLLMNSGADKLVVNSPVTTDPALVKALVNIFGSQCIVASIDYFVTQDKTEVYISNGSKATGMTVEQAIEKAQGLGCGEIYLTSMDNDGTGEGYDLETIKKASSFSKVPIIVSGGAGKYGHLAEGIVHGGVTASATANLFNFMADGLSEARDVMKQRGIEMASWEIILSKENGLIEKDKVY; encoded by the coding sequence ATGGTAAAAAATCGTTTAATTTTTACTTTATTATCAGATAACGGAAATTATATGCTGAGTAGAAATTTTTCTCTTCAAAAAGTAGGGGATTTGAATTGGCTACGTGAGCATTATAATTTCGATGCGATTGCTTACTCCATAGATGAATTAATTCTTCTTAATGTTGCCAGAGAAGATAAAAATTTTAAGCAGTTTTCAGAAAACATAATGGAATTAGGTAAGCAATGCTTTATTCCTATTGTAGCAGGCGGGGGGATCAGAAAATTAGAGGATGCATACTTGCTCATGAATTCTGGTGCAGATAAGCTTGTGGTAAATTCTCCTGTAACTACAGATCCAGCGCTAGTCAAGGCGTTGGTTAATATTTTCGGAAGTCAGTGTATAGTCGCCTCTATTGATTATTTTGTGACACAAGACAAGACAGAGGTTTATATTTCCAATGGTTCTAAAGCTACAGGTATGACGGTAGAGCAAGCTATAGAAAAAGCACAGGGCTTAGGATGTGGTGAGATATATTTAACTTCAATGGACAATGATGGTACAGGTGAAGGTTATGATTTAGAGACAATTAAAAAGGCGAGCAGTTTTTCGAAAGTTCCAATAATTGTTTCAGGAGGAGCAGGCAAGTATGGACACTTAGCTGAGGGGATTGTTCATGGAGGTGTTACTGCATCAGCTACAGCCAATCTTTTTAATTTTATGGCTGATGGATTAAGTGAGGCTAGGGATGTTATGAAGCAACGGGGCATAGAGATGGCTTCATGGGAAATTATATTGTCGAAAGAAAATGGGTTAATTGAAAAAGATAAAGTATATTAA
- a CDS encoding N-acetyl sugar amidotransferase, which yields MQYCKECLNVSTRPRITFNEDGVCSACQWARNKKESIDWKKRYKTLEELCNKYRCNDGSNWDVLVPCSGGKDGSYVAWKLKHEFGMHPLCVTLVPQLQTDLGRKNLENFQRSGFDHILITPNLQVYKKLAIRGFKEQGRPKLPFVTGVSTVTIKTAFKFNVPFVMYGEEGESEYGGVTSQSVAPKITRDYLVNYYYSGHDTTEYLDEFSKDDLKWWLLPTDEEMQDVDLFPTHWSHYENWNPYEHYLIAKKHCGLKTLTDRSVGTYTNFAQLDDYLQDLHAYIMFLKFGFGRVTSDVCIDIRRGALDRKQALTLIKRYDGEYPEELTPHFLKYFEMNREEFEGVLDKFANKDVLEKIEGKWRLKEDPH from the coding sequence ATGCAGTATTGTAAAGAATGTCTGAATGTCTCTACTCGTCCACGAATTACGTTTAATGAAGATGGCGTGTGTAGCGCTTGTCAATGGGCGAGAAATAAAAAGGAAAGTATAGATTGGAAAAAAAGGTATAAAACTTTAGAAGAGTTATGCAATAAATATCGGTGTAATGATGGGTCAAATTGGGATGTGCTTGTTCCTTGTAGTGGGGGCAAAGATGGTTCATATGTTGCATGGAAATTGAAGCATGAATTTGGGATGCATCCTTTATGCGTAACATTGGTACCTCAGCTACAAACTGATTTAGGAAGAAAAAATTTAGAAAATTTTCAAAGATCAGGATTTGATCATATTTTAATAACACCGAACCTTCAAGTGTACAAAAAGCTTGCAATAAGAGGATTTAAGGAGCAGGGACGCCCTAAACTTCCGTTTGTAACAGGTGTAAGTACGGTCACCATTAAAACAGCTTTCAAGTTTAACGTTCCCTTTGTTATGTATGGCGAAGAAGGTGAAAGTGAATATGGAGGCGTGACTTCTCAATCAGTGGCACCAAAAATTACCAGAGATTATTTGGTTAACTATTATTATAGTGGGCATGATACAACTGAATATTTGGATGAGTTTTCAAAGGATGATCTGAAGTGGTGGCTGCTTCCAACAGATGAAGAAATGCAAGATGTAGACCTTTTCCCAACACACTGGTCTCATTATGAAAACTGGAATCCTTATGAACATTATTTAATTGCAAAGAAACATTGTGGCTTAAAGACTTTAACTGATAGAAGCGTTGGAACTTACACAAATTTTGCACAACTAGATGATTATTTACAAGATTTACACGCTTACATAATGTTTCTTAAGTTTGGTTTTGGAAGAGTTACTTCCGATGTTTGTATCGACATACGAAGAGGGGCGTTGGATAGAAAACAAGCTCTCACGTTAATTAAAAGATATGATGGCGAATATCCGGAGGAATTAACACCACATTTTTTAAAATACTTTGAAATGAATAGAGAAGAGTTTGAAGGTGTTCTTGACAAGTTCGCGAATAAAGATGTTCTTGAGAAGATTGAAGGTAAATGGAGATTAAAGGAAGATCCACATTAA
- the hisH gene encoding imidazole glycerol phosphate synthase subunit HisH has protein sequence MISIVDYGMGNIRSVRNALDFIGVKNKVIDSPSKVLASEKLILPGVGYFSEAMKNIQAKGLLSPLNEAVLVRKVPVLGICLGMHLLLKESEEGGATKGFGWIDGKVKRIPEAPLLKVPHIGFNTVYFQRPSLGLFENLGEHSDFYFAHSYRVLCDDVQTVSGWVDYGDRFAVSIEKNNIFGTQFHPEKSQSNGLAVLKNFCKLRKN, from the coding sequence ATGATATCCATTGTAGATTATGGAATGGGTAATATTCGATCCGTTCGAAATGCCTTGGATTTTATTGGAGTCAAAAATAAGGTTATAGATTCTCCATCGAAAGTTTTAGCAAGTGAAAAACTTATTTTGCCTGGCGTAGGTTATTTTAGCGAGGCAATGAAAAATATACAGGCTAAAGGTCTTTTAAGCCCATTGAATGAAGCAGTTTTAGTAAGAAAAGTGCCTGTTCTTGGGATTTGTCTAGGCATGCACTTGTTGCTAAAAGAAAGTGAAGAGGGTGGGGCTACCAAGGGTTTTGGATGGATAGATGGTAAGGTCAAGCGTATTCCAGAAGCACCTTTGTTGAAAGTTCCTCATATTGGTTTCAATACAGTTTATTTTCAAAGGCCCTCTTTAGGTCTTTTTGAAAACTTGGGCGAACATTCTGATTTTTATTTTGCTCATTCTTATAGAGTTTTATGTGATGACGTTCAGACTGTTTCTGGATGGGTAGACTATGGGGATAGGTTTGCAGTAAGTATAGAAAAAAATAATATTTTTGGGACTCAATTTCATCCTGAAAAAAGTCAAAGTAATGGGCTTGCAGTGCTAAAGAATTTCTGTAAATTAAGAAAGAATTAG